A stretch of Deltaproteobacteria bacterium DNA encodes these proteins:
- a CDS encoding methyltransferase domain-containing protein has protein sequence MAETNAEQRAYWNEQAGPIWVAMQERMDVQIGAHGERALRVLAAQPGERVLDVGCGCGDTALAIARAVGASGRVLGVDISAPMLARARERAAAAGLTSTTFELADAQTHALAAGAFDALFSRFGVMFFEAPGAAFTNLARALRPGGRVVFACWQPVAHNLWVAAPMSALAGVLTLPPPPPPGAPGPFAFGDPERVRGILGEAGLREIELRSESLPMAFGGVDEAAAFLTDLGPASRAIREAGGGDELRAKCTEAIKAAIAPHARGGKVELGSAIWVVSARKPA, from the coding sequence ATGGCCGAGACGAACGCTGAGCAACGCGCCTACTGGAACGAGCAGGCGGGCCCCATCTGGGTCGCGATGCAGGAGCGCATGGATGTGCAGATCGGCGCGCACGGCGAGCGCGCGCTGCGCGTGCTCGCGGCGCAGCCGGGCGAGCGTGTGCTCGATGTCGGCTGCGGCTGCGGCGACACCGCGCTCGCGATCGCGCGCGCGGTCGGCGCGAGCGGGCGCGTGCTCGGCGTCGACATCTCCGCCCCGATGCTCGCGCGGGCCCGCGAGCGCGCGGCGGCTGCGGGCCTGACCAGTACCACGTTCGAGCTCGCCGACGCGCAGACGCACGCGCTTGCGGCGGGCGCCTTCGACGCGCTCTTCTCGCGCTTCGGCGTGATGTTCTTCGAGGCGCCTGGCGCGGCCTTCACGAACCTCGCGCGCGCGCTGCGGCCCGGCGGGCGCGTCGTGTTCGCGTGCTGGCAGCCCGTGGCGCATAACCTCTGGGTCGCGGCGCCGATGAGCGCGCTGGCTGGCGTGCTCACGCTGCCGCCGCCTCCTCCGCCCGGCGCGCCCGGTCCCTTCGCGTTCGGCGACCCCGAGCGCGTGCGCGGGATCCTCGGCGAAGCGGGCCTTCGCGAGATCGAGCTCCGCAGCGAGTCGCTGCCGATGGCCTTCGGCGGAGTCGACGAGGCTGCGGCATTCCTCACGGACCTCGGCCCCGCGAGCCGCGCCATCCGCGAAGCCGGCGGCGGCGACGAGCTGCGCGCGAAGTGCACCGAGGCGATCAAAGCCGCCATCGCGCCTCACGCGCGAGGGGGCAAGGTGGAGCTGGGCAGCGCGATCTGGGTCGTGAGCGCGAGAAAGCCAGCCTAA
- a CDS encoding sulfatase-like hydrolase/transferase, with product MERGRRLETAHARARWRRAIRVAALIALAGCNQIEVARPRDGAPNVLLITIDTLRADHVGPRGERTSLTPALDQLAASGTSFTNAIATVPTTLPSHTSILTGVYPPAHGVRHNGVHKLAPDAETVAQRFQAVGYATGAFVAAAVLDGMFGLDRGFDVYDDHMSRRSAVSGGTYELPGNEVSDKAIAWLAQIDRPFFAWVHYYDPHFTYSPPEPFASRHAGDPYSGEIAFVDAQVGRLLDALRGSKRFENTVVLITSDHGESLGEHGEGTHSYLVYEGVTHVPFILAGPGVPAGVRVDEVVSNAGAAQTLLARAGLAPLPRAQVGDLLQLARSESGGAGWAYSEALAGQLDHGWAPLHAIRTARFRFIEAPRPELYALDVDPREQRNLLPTQDPAQLERVAEARRQISDLMSEAKASVAAPLDAETRAQIEALGYVVPRAAEASESANAPDPKDVVQYAELELASTGLLSLGRLEEAEQVARLGLAKLPNSIVLAQNLWRIHALRGRSAEALAVAEAAAQRAPSNPSAQALLGEARRVNGDLRGAVAAFERARALDPALPEAHFALFVKRAIGAPIEELEALARAGLDAGGRSTRAYEACGRAWESVREYERALDCFQSGLEDGQGDESRLHMLLAIHAARLGDDELLAAHAAQAGPAARDLDLARELGIAFAARGQSERAEAIFRFLAVRDLSGGAQRMLEKLERERRQRSRG from the coding sequence ATGGAGAGAGGCCGGCGGCTCGAGACCGCTCACGCGCGCGCCCGCTGGCGCCGCGCGATTCGCGTCGCGGCGCTCATCGCGCTGGCGGGCTGCAATCAGATCGAAGTCGCGCGGCCGCGCGACGGCGCGCCGAACGTTCTGCTCATCACGATCGACACGCTGCGCGCGGATCACGTCGGCCCGCGCGGCGAACGCACGAGCCTCACTCCCGCGCTCGATCAGCTCGCCGCTTCGGGAACCTCCTTCACGAATGCGATCGCGACCGTTCCCACGACGCTGCCCTCGCACACCTCGATCCTGACAGGGGTGTATCCGCCGGCGCACGGCGTGCGGCACAACGGCGTCCACAAGCTCGCACCCGACGCCGAAACGGTTGCCCAGCGCTTTCAGGCGGTTGGCTACGCCACCGGCGCGTTCGTGGCCGCCGCCGTGCTCGACGGCATGTTCGGTCTCGATCGCGGCTTTGACGTCTACGACGACCACATGTCTCGGCGAAGCGCCGTTTCGGGCGGGACGTACGAGTTGCCGGGGAACGAAGTCTCGGACAAAGCGATTGCGTGGCTGGCGCAGATCGACCGGCCGTTCTTCGCTTGGGTGCACTACTACGACCCGCACTTCACGTACTCGCCGCCGGAGCCGTTCGCGTCGCGGCACGCGGGAGACCCGTACTCGGGCGAGATCGCATTCGTAGATGCGCAGGTCGGAAGGCTGCTCGATGCGCTGCGAGGGTCGAAGCGTTTCGAGAACACGGTCGTTCTCATCACGTCTGACCATGGCGAGAGTCTGGGCGAGCACGGTGAGGGAACGCACTCGTATCTCGTGTACGAAGGCGTCACGCACGTGCCGTTCATTCTCGCGGGCCCCGGCGTGCCGGCGGGCGTACGCGTCGACGAAGTCGTCTCCAACGCGGGGGCGGCGCAAACGCTGCTCGCGCGCGCGGGCCTCGCGCCGCTGCCGCGCGCGCAGGTGGGCGACCTCCTGCAGTTGGCGCGCAGCGAGAGCGGCGGGGCGGGCTGGGCGTACTCCGAGGCGCTCGCGGGTCAGCTCGATCACGGCTGGGCGCCGCTGCACGCGATTCGGACGGCGCGCTTCCGCTTCATCGAAGCGCCGCGCCCCGAGCTCTACGCGCTCGACGTCGACCCGCGCGAGCAGCGAAACCTGCTGCCGACGCAGGACCCAGCGCAGCTCGAGCGAGTCGCCGAGGCGCGAAGGCAGATCTCCGACCTGATGAGCGAGGCCAAGGCGAGCGTCGCAGCCCCGCTCGACGCCGAGACGCGCGCGCAAATCGAGGCGCTCGGCTACGTCGTTCCGCGTGCGGCCGAAGCGTCCGAGAGCGCGAACGCTCCGGACCCGAAGGATGTGGTGCAGTACGCGGAGCTCGAGCTCGCTTCGACCGGACTCCTCTCCCTCGGACGCCTCGAAGAAGCCGAACAGGTGGCGAGGCTCGGGCTCGCGAAGCTGCCGAACAGCATCGTGCTCGCGCAGAACCTCTGGCGCATCCACGCGCTGCGCGGGCGCAGCGCCGAGGCGCTCGCCGTCGCCGAGGCGGCGGCACAGCGCGCTCCGAGCAACCCGAGCGCGCAGGCTTTGCTCGGTGAAGCGAGGCGTGTGAACGGAGATCTCCGGGGCGCGGTCGCGGCCTTCGAGCGCGCGCGCGCGCTCGACCCTGCGCTGCCCGAGGCCCACTTCGCGTTGTTTGTGAAGCGCGCGATCGGAGCGCCCATCGAGGAGCTCGAAGCGCTCGCGCGTGCTGGCCTCGACGCGGGAGGCCGGAGCACACGCGCGTACGAGGCGTGCGGACGCGCCTGGGAGTCCGTTCGCGAGTACGAGCGCGCGCTCGACTGTTTTCAGAGCGGTCTCGAAGACGGCCAGGGCGACGAGAGCCGGCTGCACATGCTCCTCGCGATCCACGCGGCTCGACTCGGCGACGACGAGCTGCTCGCGGCGCACGCGGCGCAAGCGGGCCCCGCCGCACGCGATCTCGATCTGGCGCGCGAGCTGGGCATCGCCTTCGCCGCCCGCGGACAAAGCGAACGCGCCGAGGCGATCTTCCGGTTTCTCGCAGTTCGCGATCTCTCTGGCGGCGCACAGCGGATGCTCGAGAAGCTCGAGCGCGAACGCCGGCAGCGAAGTCGAGGCTGA
- a CDS encoding prepilin peptidase, which translates to MPPSSTATLLPAGFALVGLLGLLVGSFLNVVIHRVPRGESVVRPRSRCPSCKHEITALDNVPVLSWLALRGRCRKCSAAISPRYPLVELATGALFVLIAWRYGATWLTPLWWMFGSGLVVAAGIDFDERWIPDSISLGGLALGLGAVPLAHWQLGAAYTDALVHSGLGAALGGGFLWLVGFAHARVSVALGRKFEHWPGDGEVLPKPASLDYWTWFPGLGFGDVKLMAAVGAFLGPIGVLYSIVLAALIGLAFGLAPLLFRREAAPFGFAPAISLAAIAAGLLSTSH; encoded by the coding sequence ATGCCTCCGAGCTCCACCGCGACGCTTCTGCCGGCGGGCTTCGCGCTCGTCGGCCTGCTCGGCCTGCTGGTCGGCTCGTTCCTGAACGTGGTGATCCATCGCGTGCCGCGCGGCGAATCCGTCGTGCGCCCGCGCTCGCGCTGCCCCTCGTGCAAGCACGAGATCACGGCGCTCGACAACGTGCCGGTGTTGTCGTGGCTCGCGCTGCGCGGGCGCTGCCGAAAGTGCAGCGCCGCAATCTCGCCCCGCTATCCGCTCGTCGAGCTCGCGACGGGCGCGCTGTTCGTGCTGATCGCGTGGCGCTACGGCGCGACGTGGTTGACGCCACTCTGGTGGATGTTCGGCTCCGGCCTCGTCGTCGCGGCGGGCATCGACTTCGACGAGCGCTGGATCCCCGACTCGATCTCGCTCGGCGGCCTCGCGCTCGGCCTCGGTGCCGTTCCGCTCGCACACTGGCAGCTCGGCGCGGCGTACACGGACGCGCTCGTGCATTCCGGCTTGGGCGCCGCGCTCGGCGGCGGCTTCCTCTGGCTCGTCGGATTCGCGCATGCGCGCGTATCCGTCGCCCTCGGGCGGAAGTTCGAGCACTGGCCCGGCGATGGCGAAGTGCTGCCGAAGCCCGCATCGCTCGACTACTGGACCTGGTTCCCGGGCCTCGGCTTCGGCGACGTGAAGTTGATGGCAGCCGTCGGCGCGTTCCTCGGGCCGATCGGCGTGCTCTACAGCATCGTTCTCGCCGCGCTGATCGGCCTCGCGTTCGGGCTCGCGCCGCTGTTGTTCCGGCGCGAAGCCGCGCCGTTCGGGTTCGCGCCCGCGATCTCGCTCGCCGCGATCGCGGCGGGCCTGCTCTCGACCTCTCACTGA
- a CDS encoding ABC transporter permease — translation MRWLSATLAIAGNTWRDAIRSKVLYVLLFFALLLIGTSAALSTLSYVERDRILQDVSFAAIRFFGAAIAIFVGVGLVHREVDRRTIFTILSKPVDRSAFIAGKYLGLVATLWMLLAVMIVWFVGMSLASSAPLDSGHATALGLIAIEFAVVVAFATMFSSFATPFLAGCYSLGIYLIGHMTRDLYAIGRASSSEATQTFSLWVKRLLPDLEAFNRTIEAAHQLPIPPTETAWAAVMGLAWVFGFLLVAVMTFERRDFR, via the coding sequence ATGAGGTGGCTGAGCGCGACGCTCGCGATCGCGGGCAACACCTGGCGCGACGCGATTCGCAGCAAGGTGCTCTACGTGCTGCTCTTTTTCGCGCTGCTGCTGATCGGCACCAGCGCGGCGCTCTCGACGCTCTCGTACGTCGAGCGCGATCGCATCCTGCAAGACGTGAGCTTCGCCGCGATCCGCTTCTTCGGCGCCGCGATCGCGATCTTCGTCGGCGTCGGCCTGGTGCACCGCGAGGTCGACCGCCGCACGATCTTCACGATCCTCTCGAAGCCGGTGGATCGCAGCGCCTTCATCGCGGGCAAGTACCTCGGCCTGGTCGCCACGCTCTGGATGCTGCTCGCGGTGATGATCGTGTGGTTCGTCGGCATGTCGCTCGCGTCGAGCGCGCCGCTCGACTCCGGCCACGCGACTGCGCTCGGTCTGATCGCGATCGAGTTCGCCGTGGTGGTGGCCTTCGCGACGATGTTCTCGTCGTTCGCCACGCCGTTCCTCGCGGGTTGTTACTCGCTCGGCATCTATCTGATCGGCCACATGACGCGCGACCTCTACGCGATCGGGAGAGCGTCGAGCTCGGAGGCGACACAAACCTTCTCGCTGTGGGTGAAGCGCCTGCTGCCCGACCTCGAGGCGTTCAACCGCACGATCGAGGCGGCGCACCAGCTGCCGATTCCTCCCACCGAGACGGCGTGGGCCGCGGTGATGGGCCTCGCTTGGGTGTTCGGCTTCCTGCTCGTCGCGGTGATGACGTTCGAGCGGCGCGACTTCCGATAG
- a CDS encoding ABC transporter ATP-binding protein produces the protein MERETVVRVSGLVKDFRPGLGLRKKRVLHGIDLEVKRGELFGFIGPNGAGKTTTLKILMGLIRATAGEASILGHDVRETAFREHIGFAPEAPYFYDFLTGAEILDFYAKLCAVPAQRRRERVREVLAQVGLAHAADARLRTYSKGMLQRIGIAQAIVHDPSVVFLDEPMSGLDPVGRKEIRDLVAQLSAGGKTIFMNTHILSDVESLCDRVAIIVQGRIAYQGVLDGALPSGEREVEATFSALSPELAEEAESRFEAKLSGRGERVTLRVAHKHVSELVQVALARGAILEELEPVRADLESLFLDAVAGKIPGGAK, from the coding sequence ATGGAGCGGGAGACGGTCGTCCGGGTTTCCGGACTCGTTAAGGACTTCCGGCCGGGCCTCGGCTTGCGCAAGAAGCGCGTGCTGCACGGCATCGATCTCGAGGTGAAGCGCGGCGAGCTGTTCGGCTTCATCGGACCGAACGGCGCCGGCAAGACCACGACGCTGAAGATCCTGATGGGTCTGATTCGCGCGACGGCGGGCGAGGCGAGCATTCTCGGCCACGACGTGCGCGAGACCGCCTTCCGCGAGCACATCGGCTTCGCACCCGAGGCGCCGTACTTCTACGACTTCCTGACCGGCGCCGAGATTCTCGACTTCTACGCGAAGCTGTGCGCGGTGCCGGCGCAGCGCCGCCGCGAGCGCGTGCGCGAAGTGCTCGCGCAGGTCGGCCTCGCGCATGCCGCCGACGCGCGGCTGCGCACGTACTCGAAGGGCATGCTCCAGCGCATCGGCATCGCGCAGGCGATCGTGCACGATCCGAGCGTCGTGTTCCTCGACGAGCCGATGAGCGGGCTCGATCCCGTCGGCCGCAAGGAGATCCGCGACCTCGTCGCGCAGCTCTCCGCCGGCGGCAAGACGATCTTCATGAACACGCACATCCTCTCGGACGTGGAGTCGCTGTGCGATCGCGTCGCGATCATCGTGCAGGGCCGCATCGCTTATCAGGGCGTCCTCGACGGCGCGCTGCCGAGCGGCGAGCGCGAGGTCGAGGCGACTTTCTCCGCGCTCTCGCCCGAGCTCGCGGAGGAGGCGGAGTCGCGCTTCGAGGCGAAGCTCTCGGGCCGCGGCGAGCGCGTCACGCTGCGCGTCGCGCACAAGCACGTGAGCGAGCTCGTGCAGGTCGCGCTCGCGCGCGGTGCGATCCTCGAAGAGCTGGAGCCCGTGCGCGCGGATCTCGAGTCGCTGTTCCTCGACGCCGTGGCCGGCAAGATCCCGGGAGGCGCGAAATGA
- a CDS encoding prepilin-type N-terminal cleavage/methylation domain-containing protein: MKMRRDRGFTLIELIVVVAVIGTLATVAIPILRGQQLRAKRAEGLTNLEALSKTAKAFFGETGNVPTVPGAGWPPPPINPIPTAWTPGSTAAFSQLGWRPEGDVRYRYDFDSNAECPCTTCFTIVAYSNLDGDLWPGGIGYFHADNATGAPCPTNITGWFPPLDGGGNPIYDQVAVWPKLGPTDDY; this comes from the coding sequence ATGAAGATGCGGAGAGATCGCGGTTTCACGCTGATCGAGCTGATTGTCGTGGTGGCCGTGATCGGCACCCTGGCGACGGTCGCAATCCCGATTCTGCGCGGGCAGCAGCTGCGCGCGAAGCGCGCCGAAGGACTGACGAACCTCGAGGCGCTCTCGAAGACCGCCAAGGCGTTCTTTGGCGAAACCGGCAACGTTCCCACGGTCCCGGGCGCCGGTTGGCCGCCGCCCCCGATCAATCCGATTCCGACGGCGTGGACCCCGGGATCGACGGCCGCCTTCTCTCAGCTCGGGTGGAGACCCGAGGGCGACGTTCGATACCGCTACGACTTCGACTCCAACGCCGAGTGCCCGTGCACGACGTGCTTCACGATCGTCGCCTACTCGAACCTCGATGGCGATCTGTGGCCCGGCGGCATCGGTTACTTCCATGCCGACAACGCCACCGGCGCGCCGTGCCCGACCAACATCACGGGCTGGTTCCCGCCTCTCGACGGCGGAGGCAACCCGATTTACGACCAGGTCGCGGTCTGGCCGAAGCTCGGCCCCACAGACGACTACTGA
- a CDS encoding prepilin-type N-terminal cleavage/methylation domain-containing protein, whose amino-acid sequence MRKLHSRKGGFTLIELMIVVAIIGILAAIAIPNFLQFQLRSKTSEGKTNLAGIRTAEESYAAELDTYVGAVAHPRPAPDNQKVTWTLPALGFDTIGWAPEGNVYFVYDVVSGATTDYLATATSDIDFDGTTAEWIVGKDVANPGATMAGPGPLCAASAQGQVSVCEANNVF is encoded by the coding sequence ATGCGAAAGCTTCACTCGCGCAAGGGTGGCTTCACGCTCATCGAGCTGATGATCGTGGTGGCCATCATCGGGATCCTGGCGGCGATCGCCATCCCGAACTTCCTGCAGTTCCAGCTCCGCTCGAAGACGAGCGAGGGCAAGACGAACCTCGCCGGTATCCGCACCGCCGAGGAGAGCTACGCGGCCGAGCTGGATACGTACGTCGGCGCGGTCGCTCATCCCCGCCCGGCACCGGACAACCAGAAGGTGACGTGGACGCTGCCGGCGCTCGGCTTCGACACGATCGGCTGGGCACCCGAAGGCAACGTGTACTTCGTGTACGACGTCGTGTCGGGCGCGACCACGGACTACCTGGCGACGGCGACGTCGGACATCGACTTCGACGGCACCACGGCTGAGTGGATCGTCGGCAAGGACGTCGCGAACCCGGGTGCGACGATGGCTGGCCCGGGCCCGCTCTGCGCCGCTTCTGCGCAGGGTCAGGTCTCGGTGTGCGAAGCGAACAACGTGTTCTAG
- a CDS encoding prepilin-type N-terminal cleavage/methylation domain-containing protein, whose amino-acid sequence MRRHDQAGGFTLIELMIVVAIVGTLAAIAIPSFLQFQLRSKTAEGAMNLAAIRAAEETYRAAADVYVAAAVLPRADAALGGTTAPWPAIAPGFDQLGFSPEGEVRFNYTVVTGANMFLATAKSDLDDDNNTRIFDVGQSTNGVPPGGCGGPGQVALCTPNNVY is encoded by the coding sequence ATGCGCCGACACGACCAGGCGGGAGGCTTCACGCTGATCGAGCTGATGATCGTCGTCGCCATCGTCGGGACTCTCGCGGCGATCGCGATTCCGAGCTTCCTCCAGTTCCAACTCCGCTCGAAAACCGCGGAGGGCGCGATGAATCTCGCCGCGATCCGCGCCGCGGAGGAGACCTACCGCGCCGCCGCCGATGTCTACGTGGCCGCGGCCGTGTTGCCTCGGGCGGACGCTGCTCTCGGCGGAACGACGGCTCCGTGGCCCGCCATCGCACCGGGCTTCGACCAGCTCGGCTTCTCGCCCGAAGGAGAGGTTCGCTTCAACTACACCGTCGTCACTGGCGCGAACATGTTCCTCGCGACGGCGAAGAGCGATCTCGACGACGACAACAACACCCGCATCTTCGACGTAGGTCAGTCGACGAACGGTGTTCCTCCGGGCGGCTGCGGGGGGCCGGGCCAAGTCGCGCTCTGCACGCCGAACAACGTGTACTGA
- a CDS encoding 3'-5' exonuclease, which produces MADFAFAFLDCEFGGLDPELHDITEIGVILTDDRLAESVEREWKVIARAERITPSSIEISGYDAAVWAKEAVPVRQALTELAAMLPKNCKIVPAGQNVRMDVAFLERAYKNCGIAWPFDYHVIDLATLFYAWSLVAGEKVEALSLRQAATRAGLAQNKVAHRALADARLTLETFRHYVGRLSLRELREEAPLPL; this is translated from the coding sequence ATGGCCGACTTCGCGTTCGCTTTCCTTGATTGCGAGTTCGGCGGCCTCGACCCCGAGCTGCACGACATCACCGAGATTGGCGTGATCTTGACGGACGACCGCCTCGCCGAGTCGGTGGAGCGCGAGTGGAAGGTGATCGCGCGCGCCGAGCGCATCACGCCGTCCTCGATCGAGATCTCCGGCTACGACGCTGCCGTGTGGGCGAAGGAGGCGGTGCCGGTCCGCCAGGCGCTGACGGAGCTCGCCGCGATGCTGCCCAAGAACTGCAAGATCGTTCCAGCAGGTCAGAACGTGCGCATGGATGTCGCGTTTCTCGAGCGCGCGTACAAGAACTGCGGGATCGCGTGGCCGTTCGACTACCACGTGATCGATCTCGCGACGCTCTTCTACGCCTGGTCGCTCGTGGCGGGAGAGAAGGTGGAGGCGCTCTCACTGCGGCAGGCCGCGACCCGCGCGGGGCTCGCGCAGAACAAGGTCGCTCACCGCGCGCTCGCGGACGCACGCCTCACGCTCGAGACGTTCCGGCACTACGTCGGCCGGCTCTCGCTGCGCGAGCTGCGCGAAGAGGCGCCGCTACCGCTCTGA
- a CDS encoding sigma-70 family RNA polymerase sigma factor, whose translation MALGDEALFDGLRAGSEAHFNVLYDRYFARIYSYLALRVRSRADAEELTQEVFTAVFRSASGYGDSSSPLSWIYGIARNTALSYVRRQQAESAKEERMLRGVAVLPASPEWTFTPEERVREERLSAEIERRMGTLAPCQLDAFRLRHLEDLTIEEISRRTQRSADAVRSGLYRAKRMLFDAAEIEGGDE comes from the coding sequence GTGGCCCTCGGCGACGAAGCGCTGTTCGACGGGCTGAGAGCCGGTAGCGAGGCGCACTTCAACGTGCTCTACGACCGCTACTTCGCTCGCATCTACAGCTACCTCGCACTGCGCGTGCGCAGCCGCGCCGACGCCGAAGAGCTCACGCAGGAAGTGTTCACCGCGGTCTTCCGCTCCGCGTCGGGGTACGGAGATAGCTCGTCGCCGCTTTCGTGGATCTACGGCATCGCTCGCAACACGGCGCTCAGCTACGTGCGTCGTCAGCAGGCAGAGAGCGCGAAGGAGGAGCGGATGCTGCGCGGCGTTGCGGTGCTGCCGGCTTCGCCCGAGTGGACGTTCACGCCGGAGGAGCGAGTGCGCGAAGAGCGGCTCAGCGCCGAGATCGAGCGGCGCATGGGGACGCTCGCTCCCTGTCAGCTCGATGCGTTTCGGTTACGTCATCTCGAAGACTTGACGATCGAAGAGATCTCGCGCCGGACGCAGCGCTCGGCCGACGCAGTTCGTTCCGGGCTGTATCGCGCCAAGCGCATGTTGTTCGACGCGGCCGAGATCGAGGGGGGCGATGAATGA
- a CDS encoding sigma-70 family RNA polymerase sigma factor → MFTSESPERSPSSSTNRSATPKRSAAPSRPSRRRNVAWESDSELVAHILAGSRAHFEMLYEAYFPRVYRFALKRMRDAGEAEDVTQEVFVTVFRALRSYQGNSSLLVWIFGIARNKVNRRFRGARPWMESIDPETFHAASPDAPADEQVQARILLPQCEEAIEHRLTPLQRRIFHLKHLRRQSIRSIAEALGKSEDAVKANLYRMRRAIAQAAPGLEQVLRA, encoded by the coding sequence TTGTTCACCTCCGAAAGCCCCGAGCGCTCCCCGAGCTCGTCCACGAATCGCTCCGCGACCCCGAAGCGGAGCGCTGCGCCTTCGCGCCCGAGCCGCCGACGCAACGTCGCGTGGGAAAGCGACAGTGAGCTCGTCGCGCACATCCTCGCGGGCAGCCGCGCGCACTTCGAGATGCTCTACGAGGCCTACTTCCCGCGCGTGTACCGCTTCGCGCTGAAGCGCATGCGCGACGCCGGCGAGGCGGAGGACGTGACGCAGGAAGTGTTCGTCACGGTGTTTCGCGCGCTGCGCAGCTACCAGGGCAACTCCAGCCTGCTCGTTTGGATTTTCGGGATTGCGCGCAACAAGGTGAACCGCCGCTTCAGGGGCGCCCGGCCGTGGATGGAGTCGATCGATCCCGAGACCTTCCACGCCGCGTCGCCCGATGCTCCCGCCGACGAGCAGGTCCAGGCGCGCATCCTTCTGCCGCAGTGCGAAGAGGCGATCGAGCACCGCCTGACTCCGCTTCAGCGCCGAATCTTCCACCTGAAGCACCTGCGCCGGCAGTCGATTCGCTCGATCGCGGAGGCGCTCGGCAAGTCAGAGGACGCCGTGAAGGCCAACCTCTACCGCATGCGGCGCGCGATCGCGCAGGCCGCGCCGGGACTCGAGCAGGTGCTGCGCGCGTAG